In a genomic window of Streptomyces pristinaespiralis:
- a CDS encoding FAD-dependent oxidoreductase, giving the protein MSTQQLPVIVIGAGPIGLAAAAHLLERGIEPLVLEAGDAAGAAVREWSHVRLFSTWGEVVDPAAEKLLAPTGWVRPDADTYPSGGDWAERYLRPLAAVLGDRVRLGATVTGVSRSGRDRVVDADRESRPYVVHVEHADGREERLTARAVIDASGTWATPGPAGGSGLPALGEKAAADRITYRVPDLKDPAVRARYAGRRTAVIGSGASAFTALAYLADLARSQDGVGTHGVWILRRGISGSTFGGGEADQLPARGALGLAAKAAVDGGYADAVTGFRTEAVERDTDGRLVLVGEDGRRLDPVDEVIVLTGFRPDLTFLDELRLGLDDRLQAPVALAPLIDPNQHSCGTVYPHGVNELSHPEKDVYLVGMKSYGRAPTFLAMTGYEQVRSVAASLAGDQEAAERVELTLPETGVCGGAGLFDEPETAQSDGGGCCAAPATLQIGVGAPAISGGC; this is encoded by the coding sequence ATGAGCACCCAGCAGCTCCCCGTCATCGTCATCGGAGCCGGCCCCATCGGACTCGCGGCCGCCGCCCATCTGCTGGAGCGCGGCATCGAGCCCCTCGTTCTCGAGGCAGGTGACGCGGCCGGCGCCGCCGTGCGCGAGTGGAGCCATGTGCGGCTGTTCTCCACCTGGGGCGAAGTCGTCGACCCTGCCGCGGAGAAGCTGCTGGCCCCGACCGGCTGGGTCAGGCCCGACGCCGACACCTACCCGTCCGGTGGCGACTGGGCCGAGCGGTACCTCCGGCCGCTCGCCGCCGTCCTCGGCGACCGGGTGCGCCTGGGCGCCACCGTCACCGGCGTCTCCCGCTCCGGCCGTGACCGGGTGGTCGACGCCGACCGTGAGAGCCGGCCCTACGTCGTCCACGTCGAGCACGCCGACGGCCGCGAGGAGCGGCTGACCGCCCGCGCCGTGATCGACGCCTCCGGCACCTGGGCCACCCCCGGCCCGGCAGGCGGCAGCGGCCTCCCCGCCCTCGGCGAGAAGGCGGCGGCCGACCGCATCACCTACCGCGTCCCGGACCTCAAGGACCCGGCCGTACGCGCCCGTTACGCGGGCCGCCGCACGGCGGTCATCGGCTCCGGCGCCTCCGCGTTCACCGCGCTCGCCTACCTCGCCGACCTGGCCAGGTCGCAGGACGGCGTCGGCACCCACGGCGTGTGGATCCTGCGCCGCGGCATCTCCGGCTCCACCTTCGGCGGCGGCGAGGCCGACCAGCTCCCCGCCCGCGGCGCCCTCGGCCTCGCCGCCAAGGCAGCCGTCGACGGCGGCTACGCCGACGCCGTCACCGGCTTCCGCACCGAGGCCGTCGAACGCGACACGGACGGCCGTCTGGTTCTCGTCGGCGAGGACGGCCGCCGCCTGGACCCGGTCGACGAGGTCATCGTGCTCACCGGCTTCCGCCCCGACCTCACGTTCCTCGACGAGCTGCGCCTCGGTCTGGACGACCGCCTCCAGGCCCCCGTCGCGCTGGCGCCGCTGATCGACCCCAACCAGCACTCGTGCGGCACGGTCTATCCCCACGGCGTGAACGAGCTCTCCCACCCGGAGAAGGACGTCTACCTGGTCGGCATGAAGTCCTACGGCCGCGCCCCCACCTTCCTCGCGATGACCGGCTACGAGCAGGTCCGCTCCGTCGCCGCGTCCCTGGCCGGCGACCAGGAGGCCGCCGAGCGCGTGGAGCTGACCCTCCCCGAGACCGGCGTGTGCGGCGGAGCGGGACTGTTCGACGAGCCCGAGACCGCGCAGTCCGACGGCGGCGGCTGCTGCGCGGCCCCCGCCACCCTCCAGATCGGCGTCGGCGCCCCCGCCATCTCCGGCGGCTGCTGA
- a CDS encoding ArsI/CadI family heavy metal resistance metalloenzyme encodes MSRVQLALRVPDLAASVAFYTKLFGAEPAKLRDGYANFAIAEPPLKLVLIEGAADEDTRMDHLGVEVESTEAVHAATARLDEAGLATAEENDTSCCYALQDKVWVHGPGREPWEVYVVKADAANLTKQQGSSCCAGPAADDTDARAGACC; translated from the coding sequence ATGTCCCGTGTACAGCTCGCCCTGCGCGTCCCCGACCTGGCCGCATCCGTCGCCTTCTACACGAAGCTCTTCGGCGCCGAGCCGGCCAAGCTCCGTGACGGCTACGCCAACTTCGCCATCGCCGAGCCCCCGCTCAAGCTCGTCCTCATCGAGGGCGCGGCGGACGAGGACACGCGTATGGACCACCTCGGCGTGGAGGTCGAAAGCACCGAGGCCGTTCACGCGGCCACCGCCCGACTGGACGAGGCGGGCCTCGCGACGGCTGAGGAGAACGACACCAGCTGTTGCTACGCCCTCCAGGACAAGGTCTGGGTCCATGGCCCCGGCCGGGAGCCCTGGGAGGTGTACGTCGTCAAGGCCGACGCCGCCAACCTGACCAAGCAACAGGGCAGCTCGTGCTGCGCCGGGCCGGCCGCCGACGACACCGACGCTCGCGCCGGCGCCTGCTGCTGA
- a CDS encoding MFS transporter, whose product MSTVNPRRWWALAVLAAAQFMVIMDTSIIGVALPEMQKDLGFSQGELQWVFNAYVIAFGGLLLLGGRLSDLLGARKVFNAGWVVMIAGSVVAAAAQTAWVEVLGRAVQGAGGALIAPAAMTLLMMLFGHDPKELGKAMALYGAAAPAGGTAGVFLGGVFTEWLSWPWVFIVYVPIGLATLAATRLLPSVESRRGSVDVLGAAAVTAGLALTVFAVVRAPEAGWGSTGTVLQLAGAAALLILFLVIQRSVRRPLMPLGIWRVPRLGPANLAMTLLGAAWIPMWYFLNLYLQQVLGHGAFASGAALLPMTVLLMIFMTAVTARLMGRFGAKPLIAGGLLVLAAGLLWLSAVEPTGTFLIDVLPASLVAALGMSLAYIPAMMAAMSGAPQEQAGLASGIVNTTYNVGSALGLAALTAVAMSQGAGEPGNLPALTDGFSSAFIGAAVIAAVGGVVTLLVMRGEKSAAAAAQAPSASASHGEQVGV is encoded by the coding sequence ATGTCAACGGTCAATCCCCGGCGGTGGTGGGCGCTCGCCGTGCTCGCAGCCGCCCAGTTCATGGTGATCATGGACACCTCGATCATCGGGGTCGCGCTCCCCGAGATGCAGAAGGACCTCGGCTTCTCGCAGGGCGAGCTCCAGTGGGTGTTCAACGCGTACGTCATCGCCTTCGGCGGCCTGCTGCTCCTCGGCGGACGTCTCTCCGACCTGCTCGGCGCACGCAAGGTGTTCAATGCCGGCTGGGTCGTGATGATCGCCGGCTCCGTCGTCGCCGCGGCGGCCCAGACCGCCTGGGTCGAGGTCCTCGGCCGCGCCGTCCAGGGTGCCGGCGGAGCGCTCATCGCCCCGGCCGCGATGACGCTCCTGATGATGCTCTTCGGGCACGACCCGAAGGAGCTCGGCAAGGCGATGGCCCTCTACGGTGCCGCCGCTCCCGCGGGCGGCACCGCCGGTGTGTTCCTCGGCGGTGTATTCACCGAGTGGCTGAGCTGGCCGTGGGTGTTCATCGTCTACGTACCGATCGGCCTGGCGACCCTCGCGGCGACCCGGCTGCTGCCGTCCGTCGAGAGCCGTCGCGGTTCCGTCGACGTGCTGGGCGCGGCCGCCGTCACCGCCGGGCTCGCGCTCACGGTCTTCGCCGTCGTCCGGGCACCGGAGGCGGGCTGGGGGTCGACCGGAACCGTGCTGCAGTTGGCCGGTGCCGCCGCTCTGCTGATCCTGTTCCTCGTGATCCAGCGGTCGGTGCGCCGGCCGCTCATGCCGCTCGGCATCTGGCGTGTGCCGCGGCTCGGCCCGGCCAACCTGGCCATGACGCTGCTGGGCGCCGCCTGGATCCCGATGTGGTACTTCCTCAACCTCTATTTGCAGCAGGTCCTCGGCCACGGGGCCTTCGCCTCCGGCGCCGCCCTGCTGCCCATGACCGTGCTCCTCATGATCTTCATGACGGCCGTCACGGCCCGGCTGATGGGCAGGTTCGGAGCCAAGCCGCTGATCGCCGGCGGTCTGCTGGTCCTCGCCGCGGGCCTGCTGTGGCTCTCCGCCGTGGAGCCGACCGGTACGTTCCTGATCGACGTCCTGCCCGCGTCGCTGGTCGCCGCGCTGGGCATGTCGCTCGCCTACATCCCGGCCATGATGGCCGCGATGTCCGGCGCCCCGCAGGAGCAGGCCGGTCTCGCGTCCGGCATCGTCAACACGACGTACAACGTGGGTTCGGCCCTCGGTCTGGCCGCCCTGACAGCGGTGGCGATGTCGCAGGGCGCCGGCGAGCCGGGCAACCTGCCCGCGCTCACCGACGGATTCTCGTCCGCGTTCATCGGCGCCGCTGTGATCGCGGCGGTCGGTGGCGTCGTCACCCTGCTGGTCATGCGGGGTGAGAAGTCCGCCGCGGCCGCCGCGCAGGCACCTTCGGCCTCCGCGTCGCACGGTGAGCAGGTCGGCGTGTAG
- a CDS encoding HipA family kinase yields MLTEVTATRYVTPLREGGSLPGIVEADDLGTYVMKFTGAGQGRKTLVAEVICGELGRRLGLRVPDLVTIQLDPVIGLSEPDQEVQELLKASGGLNLGMDFLPGSLGFDPLAYEVSAAEAGKVVWFDALINNVDRSWRNPNMLVWHGDLWLIDHGATMIWHHNWPGAAASAAKPYDASDHALAPFGPDVAAAAAELAPLVTEELLTEVAADVPDEWLVDEPGFDSTDALRRSYVEALLPRAATIHERITLNPPTKSRPSQAPGWLTEHATPWPHAPKKHAQTDEKDARR; encoded by the coding sequence ATGCTTACAGAGGTCACCGCGACCCGTTACGTCACGCCCCTGCGCGAGGGCGGCTCGCTCCCCGGGATCGTCGAGGCCGACGATCTCGGCACCTACGTCATGAAGTTCACCGGCGCCGGGCAAGGGCGCAAGACCCTTGTCGCGGAGGTCATCTGCGGGGAGCTCGGGCGGCGGCTCGGGCTGCGGGTGCCCGACCTCGTCACGATCCAGCTGGACCCGGTCATCGGTCTCTCGGAGCCGGACCAGGAGGTGCAGGAGCTGCTCAAGGCCAGTGGCGGGCTCAACCTCGGCATGGACTTCCTGCCGGGCTCGCTCGGGTTCGATCCGCTCGCCTACGAGGTCTCCGCCGCCGAGGCCGGCAAGGTCGTCTGGTTCGACGCGCTGATCAACAACGTGGACCGGTCCTGGCGCAACCCCAACATGCTCGTGTGGCACGGGGACCTCTGGCTCATCGACCACGGCGCCACCATGATCTGGCACCACAACTGGCCGGGCGCGGCCGCCTCCGCCGCCAAGCCGTACGACGCGTCCGACCACGCCCTGGCCCCCTTCGGCCCGGACGTCGCGGCGGCCGCCGCCGAGCTCGCGCCGTTGGTGACGGAGGAACTGCTCACCGAGGTCGCGGCGGACGTACCCGACGAGTGGCTGGTCGACGAGCCGGGCTTCGACTCCACCGACGCGCTGCGCCGTTCCTATGTGGAGGCCCTGCTGCCGCGTGCCGCGACGATCCACGAGCGGATCACGCTGAACCCCCCGACGAAGTCCCGGCCGTCCCAGGCGCCCGGCTGGCTGACCGAACACGCGACGCCGTGGCCGCACGCCCCGAAGAAGCACGCGCAGACGGACGAGAAGGACGCACGCCGGTGA
- a CDS encoding DUF3037 domain-containing protein produces MNDRDVFEYALLRVVPRVERGECFNAGVVVYCRARTFVAARTHLDEAKLRALDPAADVTGVRAALHAVEGVCRGGDDAGQAARDDAGRRFRWLIAPRSTVVQPGPVHTGLTADPAAEVERLLDLLVR; encoded by the coding sequence GTGAACGACCGCGATGTTTTCGAGTACGCGCTGCTGCGCGTGGTGCCGCGGGTCGAGCGCGGGGAGTGCTTCAACGCGGGCGTGGTGGTCTACTGCCGTGCCAGGACCTTCGTGGCCGCCCGCACCCACCTCGACGAGGCGAAGCTGCGGGCGCTCGACCCGGCGGCTGACGTGACCGGGGTACGGGCGGCCCTCCATGCCGTGGAGGGTGTCTGCCGGGGTGGTGACGACGCGGGACAGGCCGCACGTGACGACGCGGGCCGGCGCTTCCGCTGGCTGATCGCCCCCCGGTCCACGGTCGTTCAGCCGGGACCGGTGCACACCGGGCTCACCGCCGATCCGGCGGCGGAGGTGGAGCGTCTGCTCGACCTGCTGGTGCGCTGA